The sequence CTCCAATCTGTAATAATTCTCTACTAGAAAATAAACCCATTGGTTTTGCATGAAGTACATTACCACAATAACATAATCTTGTAACTCCTTTGCTATTAATAAGATGTGCATCTATTCTACTAATTTGAGGAGTAATATCTGCTCTAATACCCATAGTTCTTCCAGACATTTGATCTATTAATTTACATGTACGAAGATTAAGATCGCTACCTGTTCCAGATAATAAAGAATCTATGTATTCTACTAAAGGAGGAAATACTAATTCAAAACCATGAGTTTTGTATAGATTTAATATTTTAAATCTAAGCTCTTCAATTTTTCTAGCCTCAAAAGGCAAAACATCAGCAACATTTTCTGGTAATAACCATTTATTCATAGCTTATCTCTATAGGAAATTTTTTTATTTTTTTATAAAAATTTGTTGTTTTTTTGATACTATTAATTAGATTTAGATTTATTAATATATTTAAAAAATTCTGATTTAGGATTTATAACAAATAAATCATTATTAGAATTAAAAGATTTTTTGTAAGCCTCTAAACTTCTATAAAATTTATAAAAATCAGGATTTTTTTTATAAGATTCTGCATATATAGCACTAGCAATAGCATCAGCATTACCCATAATAATTTTAGATTTTGAATTTGCTTTAGCAATAATTTCTTCCATTTTTCTATCAGCTTCTGCTCTAATTTTTTCACTTTCTGCTGCACCAATAGATCTTAATTCATTTGCTACTTTTGTTCTTTCAGCTTCCATTCTTTTATATACTGATTGAGATATTTCTGGAGCAAATTCTATACGTCTTAACTTCACGTCTACTATTTCTACACCAAAAGGTTCAGCTCTTTTTGCAACATTAGTCAAAATTTCTGACATGATTTTTCCACGCTCTAGAGATAATACATCTTTTACAGTTCTAACGTTTACAGATGCATTCAAAGCATCTCTAATTTGTGCTTGTAAACGCTCATGAGCTGATTTTTCACTTCCTCCAAATGTTATGTAAAATAAACGAGGGTTGACTATTTTCCATTTTACAAATGAATCTATTAATAAATTTTTCTTTTCAGATGTTTGTATTCTTTCTGCATTTTTAGATTCAATAGTTAAAATTCTTTTATCTAATTTAATAACATTTTGAAATGGTAAAGGTAATTTAAAATAAAAACCCGGCTCATGTATTTCTCGACTTATTTCTCCAAGCGTAAAAACAATAGCACATGATCTTTCATGTACAACAAATATTGATAACGGTAAAATAGTAAATAGTAATATAGACATAACTAAAATGATAAACTTCTTCACAGCCAATCCTTGATATTATTGAATATAAATTAACGATTTCTAGATAAAATTTGTTCATTGCGAACTATATTTTGATAATTAGAATTAATATCTTCTGCAACATTATCTTTGGGTAAATTTTTATTATCATCTTTGTCTTGAATATATTTATTTAATGCTTTTTTATTAATTCTTTCATTTGGTATAAGAATAGTACTATTATCGCTATTAATTATGATTTTATCATTTTGAGAAAAAATTTCTTCCATACCTTCTAAATATATACGTGAACTGGTGATATCTGGATTTTTTTCATATTCTTTTAAGATACTATCAAATCTAGATACATTACCTTTAGCTTCCTCAATAATCTTAGTTTTATAACCTTCTGCTTGTTCTAATAATCTTGAAGCCTGACCACTAGCTAATGGTATAATATGATTAGCATATGCATATCCTTCATTAATTTTTCTTTCTCTGTCTTGACCTGCTTTTACTGCATCATCAAAAGCTGCTTGTACTTGCTCTGGAGGTTGTACATTTTGTATAGCAACTGTGTCTATTTGTATACCTGTTTTATAATTATCAAGAATATGTTGCATAAGATTTTGAACATCTAGAGAAACTAAAGTTCTACCTTCATATAAAACAAAATCCATATTCCTTTTACCTACTATTTCTCTCATAGCAGTTTCAGCAACCTGTCTAACTGAATTATTAGGATCACTAATTTTAAATAAGTAATTAGGAGCACCATCATTTCTTAATCTATATTGTACGACAAATTGCATATCTACAATATTTTCATCATTAGTGAGCATTAACGATTCTGGTAATATTTTATTAGCAGAATTACCTCTATAACCTATTTCTAATGTTCTAAGTCTTGATATATTAACTATTTCATAACTGTCTATTGGAGAAGGAAATTTCCAATGTATACCAGATTGCACAGTTTTTATATATTTACCAAATCTTGTTAAAACAGCTACTTTACCTTCTTGTACAATAAAAAAACCACTTATAAGCCATAGAATTAATATAATCAAAAAAATAAAAATAAAATATGATTTATTATGATTTTCTGAAAAATTTGTATTAATATGAAATATAGAGCGTATTTTTTTATTAAAATTCATCCAAATTTCTTCTAAATCTGGTGGTTCTTGTCTATGATAAAAGTCTATAGCTATATTTTTAAATTTTTTATATTGATTGATCATATTAGTTTTTTAAATTAATTAGTTTATATTTTTCAACTTTATAGATACTAATTTTAAAATAGCATCCTTTATTTTATCTAATCCATTATTATTCAAAGCACTGATATATATATTTTTAACTGAATTATTATTATCAAATTCTATTCTAGATTCTATATGAGATAAATCTATCTTATTATAAATCATAAGAGTTGGTATATTGATTGCTCCTATTTCTTTCAGTACATTGTTAACAGCAATTATTTCTTCCATATAATTTTCACTTGAAGCATCTATAACATGTAAAAGTAGATCTGCATAAGTTACTTCTTCTAATGTTGATTTAAATGCTTCAATTAAATTATGAGGAAGATTTCTGATAAATCCAACTGTATCAGATATAATAATATTATATTTATCTATCCACATTTTTCTAGATAAAGTATCTAATGTAGCAAACAATTTATCAGCTACATAAGTATTTTTTTTTGTTAAAGAATTAAACAATGTAGATTTACCTGCATTTGTATATCCAACTAAAGATATTGAAAAAGCTCTACTTTTTTTACGATTTTCTCTTTGAATATGTCTTTGTTTTTCTAGATGAGATAAATTAATTTTTAAAGATTTAATTTTATTATTAATCATCCTACGATCTAATTCAATTTGAGATTCTCCAGGTCCACCACGAACACCTATACCACCTTTTTGTCGTTCTAAATGTGTCCACATATTCTTCAATCTAGAAGACAAATAAGTTAAGCGAGCTAATTCTATCTGCAATTTTCCTTCATAACTTTTTGCTCTCATAGCAAAAATTTCTAATATTAAATATACTCTATCAATTACTTTAATTTTTAAATAATCTTCAATATTTCTTTGCTGCGAAGCTGATAATTCACAGTTAAATAATATAATATCAATAGAATATTCAATAATAAAATTATAAATCTCTTTCATTTTTCCAATGCCAATAAAATACTTAATATCAGGTTCTTTTCTTTTAATATTAAATGTATTAATCACTTGACAGCCATAAGTATTAGATAACATGAAAAATTCATCTATTTGAGATTTTGATATTACCTCATTCATAAAATTGACATTAACTATAATGGATTTCATATTGTTTAAAAAAACTTATCTTTAATATTTAAATATTTCTATGTAAAAATAATATTTTTTGTTGGTACAATAGTTGATATTGCATGCTTATATATCATTTGTGTAACTGTATTTTTTAATAAAATAATATATTGATCAAAAGATTCTATTTGACCTTGCAGTTTAATACCATTAACTAAATAAATTGAAACTGGTATTTTATCCTGTTTTAATTTATTTAAAAATTGGTCTTGTAATATTTGATTATTATTAAACATTGATTATGCTCCATACATATGTTATTGGCTATAATATTTTTTTATTGATATTAATCATCAATTATACAATCAAATATCTTGATATGTTTCTAGTTATTTACTATTTTATTTAATATATAAATTAATTGAGATAAATGTTCTTCTATACCAATACTTATTCTTAAATATTGATTAATTCTATCTTTATTAAAATGACGAACAAGGATATTATTATCTTTTAATTTTTCATAAATGATTTTTGCATCATATTTATTGTGCTTTGCAAATATAAAATTTGCTTTAGATGGGAGTACTTCAAAACCTAAGTTAATCATATCATTAATCAAATTATTTCTTAACTTTATTATTGAATTACATGTAAAATTAAAATAATCAATATCTTGAAATGCAGCTATAGCACCAATAGATGCTAATTTATCAACTGGATATGAATTAAAACTATTTTTTACTCTAATTAAACCATTAATTAAATTTTTATTACCAATAGCAAAACCTATTCTTAAGCCAGCTAGAGACCTAGATTTAGAAAATGTTTGAACAATTAATAAATTATCATATTTATTAATTAAGCTAACTGCTGATGTAGATCCAAAATCTACATAAGCTTCATCTATTACTACTACAATATTTTTATTACTAGAAATAATTTTTTCTACATCTGTTAATTCTAAATTAATTCCTGTAGGAGCATTAGGGTTAGGAAAAATTATCCCACCAATATAATTTTTATGTATTTTAGGTAAATAATCCGATATTTTAATATTAAAATATTCGTCTAATGGAATTGTTTTATATGCAATATTAAATAATTGGCAGTATGTCTTATAAAAACTATAAGTAATATCAGGAAATATGATAGGTTTTTCTTTTTGAAAGAAAGCTAAAAATGATTGAGCTAATACTTCATCCGATCCATTACCTACAAAAATATTATCTATATTTAAATTATATAAAGAAGCTATTTGATCTCTAAGACTTATTGATTCAGGGTCAGGATATAACCTTAATTGATTATTACAAGAATTTTTAATTGCATCTAAAACTTTGTAGGATGGTCCATAAGGATTTTCATTTGTATTAAGTTTTATTACATTAGATAGTTTAGTTTGTTCTCCAGGCACATAAGGATCTAAGTTATTGACAATTGCACTCCAATAATTATTCATTTTTCTCTCTATTAAAATAAGGATTTTTTGAAGATTTAAATTCTATTCTTAAAGGCGTTCCCTCTAAATGAAATTTTTCACGAAAGTATTTTTCTAAAAAGCGACGGTAATCATTAGAAATTGAATATAAAGATGTACCATGAATAATAATTACAGGTGGATTATGACCCCCTTGGTGAGCATATTTCAATTTAGGACGAAAATTTGTTTTTTTGGGTGGTTGTTGATGTAAAACTGCTGATTGTAAAGTTCTAGTTAATAATGGAGTAGATAATTTTTTAAAAGCTGAAGCATATGCATTTTCTATTGAATGAAAAATATTATTTATACCTTTACCAGTTAAAGCAGAAATACAATGTACTTTTGCAAAATTTAAAAAATGTATTTCTCTTCTGCAATTAAGTATTAATTCTTGCATTTCATGCATTTTTAAATTTTCACATTTATTAATAGCTATTACTATAGATTTTCCTGATTCTATTATAAATCTAATTATGTGTAAATCTTGTTCTTGAATTTGATGATCAACAATTAATAAAACTACATTACTATCTTCTATAGCTTGTAATGTTTTTACTATAGAAAATTTTTCTATAGTATGAAATACTTTACCTTTTTTTCTCAAACCAGCTGTATCAATTACTATATATTCTTGTTTATTTTTACAAAAGTCTATTTTAACTATATCTCTAGTAGTACCAGGCATATCAAATACTACAACTCGATTTTCACCTATTATAGTATTTATAAAAGTAGATTTACCTACATTTGGACGACCTACGATTGCTAATTTTATTTTATTGTAATTTATATTATTTGATACATTGTTATTACTTTGATAATCTGGAATTATGCTACAAATATAATTTATCATTTTATCTATGCCATGGCCATGAGCAGAAGATATGGAAAAATATTTTTCAAAACCTAGCTCATAAAAATTATTATTAGATTGCCACGTTTCTAAACCTTCAGATTTATTTATAACAACTATAATATGCTTTTTGCTTGATAATCTCAGTAATTTTGCAATATCATAATCAGTATTATTAAGACCAGAACGTACATCTACTAAAAATAAAATTATATCAGATTCTAAAATAGCTTCCTTTGTTTGCTTAGACATTTCACTTTCAATACCATTTTTGATAACTGGCTCAAATCCACCAGTATCTACCACAATAAAAGGTTTGGTAGATATTTTACATTCTCCATAATTTCGATCTCTTGTAAGACCTGGAAAATCAGCTACTAAAGCATTTCTAGATTTTGTTAGGCGGTTAAATAATGTAGATTTACCTACATTTGGACGACCTACTAAAGTTATAATTGGTTTAAAATACACGATAAATAAAGTATAAATTTATAAAAAATTTTTAATTTCCACCAAAGATAATTTTCTATTATTAGAATTAATAATGAAGCTATTATCATTGATTAGTGTAAATGAATTATTGTAATGATTTAATTTAATATTACCATACATTGTGCCAGAATATTTATTTAATAAATAAATATAGCCTTTATTATCTGATACAAGTAAATAATTTTTAATACAAATAGGTTTATTAATATTTTTATTACAAAAATTCTCATATTTCCATAATAATTCACAATTATTAGAGTTAAAACATCTAATGATATTATTTTGATCAGTAATATATAAATTCTTATTTTCTACTAATAAATGTTTTATAGTTAAATTTAAAGAATTATGCCATATTTTTTTAAATTGATTTATTAAATCAATAGCTAATAAATCACCATTGTAAGATACAATGTATAAAATATTATTAATAACATGAAAAGAATAAACATTATTTATTCTTTCTATATCATCATATCCTTCTTTAACAGGTACACTATAATCCCATATAGTATTACCATGTTTTAAATCAATAATTATTATTTTTTTATCAGGTATTGATGCAATAAGTAAATCATTATGACAACAAAAATATGTTTCTTCTTTTATATTAAAATCAAATAGTGGAGAATATATATTCCATATTAATTTTTTATTAATTATAGAAAATGCTTTTAATTTATTATTATCTGTTCTAATAATTACTAAATCATTATGAATTATTGGTATATAGTTGCTTGAACTGTTAATATTTTTTTTCCAAATAATTTTTCCATTTATATCTAAAATAAATAAATATCCATCCTTTGTAATAGTAGCTATATAATTATCTTTTACACATATACCAGATATTAATTGGTGGTTTATATTGTTAGTCCAACATATTTTTCCAAGTTTTATATTTAATTTAGATATTTGTCCATTGTTATAAGCATAATACAAATAATCTTTTTGAATAATTATAGATATAATTGAGCTACTTATTTTATTAAAAAAATGATTGTTTATAATAGTTTTTTTAATAAAAAATTCTTTATCATTTATATGATAGATCTTATTATGTAAAGAACATGACATCAAACAGCATGAAATTAATAAGATATAAATATATTTCATAAAGATTTTAGTGCATCAATTTTCAAAGATATTATTTTTATTAATGGATCATTTTTATCTAATTTTTCTAAAATTTTATTTAATAAAAATAAACCTTCCTTTATTTTACCTTGACAGATTAAAATATCTGCTTTTCTATCATTAAATAAATTTTCAAAATATTTATTAGGATTATTTAATTGAAAAATAGCTTCTTCATATTTTTTTTGTTCTAGTAGTAAGCCAGATTTTCGAAACAATGCTACATTTTTTAATATACTATTTTTAGATTGTTGAATATAAATATTCAACATATCAATTGATTCTTGAATATGGCCTTGAGACGATAAAAATCTAGTTGCTAAGAAAGTTCCATATGGATAACATAGGTTTTTATTAAAATTGCTAGCTAATATATTTTCTAAATTTGTAATATGTTCTATTGATGTTTTTTCATCAAAACTAGCTAATTCTATATTTTCTAATACTTTGTTAGGATTAATATATTGTGATTTATTATCAATATAAATATATAATAAATATGATAATATAGGAAGTAATATTAAAGAAATAACTATTAAAAATTTATATAAATTTTTAATTAAAAAATTTTTCATTATTTTGATATAGTTATTTTTGATTTTCATATATTTTGATTATATGTAAAAAAGTTAATAATTTCTTCATAAGATATTTTTATTTGCTCTAATTTATTTGTTTTATGTTCAGCTCTGAGGCATTTAATACTAATTGTTTTCTCTAATAATTCTTGCTCGCCTATTATTAATGCCCAAATAGCACCACTTAAATCAGCTTTTTTAAATTGTTGCTTAAAATTATTATTACCTGCATGTAAAATTACAGATTTACCTAATTGTCTTAATTTATTTGCAATATTATATCCATATATATATGCTTCTGTACTACTATATACTATATATATATCACACTGTTTTAACTCATGTTTATTTATATTACTTTTATGTAATTTATTGTATATGTATAATAAACGCTCAAAACCTATTGCAAAACCTATTGCTGGTGTAGATTTTCCACCTAAATTTTCTATCAATTTATCATATCTGCCACCACCACAAAAAGTACTTTTTGCACCTAAATCATCAGATATCCATTCAAAAACAGTATTATTATAATAATCTAATCCTCTGACTAATCTATGATTAACTAAATATTTAACTTTAGTTTTTTCTAAAAAATTACATAATAAATCAAAATGTTTTTTAGATTCATATCCTAAAAAATCAATTAATTTTGGAGCATTATTAATAATCTCTTGCATATTATTATTTTTAGAGTCTAATATTCTTAAAGGATTTAATTCTAATCTTCTTTTACTATCTTGATCTAAATATTCTAAATATTTACGAAAATAACTGATAAGAGCATCTTTATGTAATTTGCGTTCTTGAATATCACCTAATGAATTAATCTCCAGTTGTACATACTCAAGGATTTCAAGCTTTTGCCAAAAATGAGATAACATAGAAATAATTTCAAAATCTATATCTGGTCCTGCAAATCCAAATGCTTCTACATCTATTTGATGAAATTGACGATATCTACCACTTTGTGGTCTTTCATGACGAAATACTGGCCCCAAAGAATATAATCTTTTAGGACCATCATATAATAAATTATTTTCTATTACAGAACGAACTATGCCTGCTGTTATCTCAGGACGCATAGTTAATGAAGGTCCATTAATACCATCATTAAAAGAATACATTTCTTTCTCTACTATGTCTGTAATTTCACCTATACCTCTAACAAATAAATCAGTATATTCAAGAATTGGTATTTTAATATTTAAATATCCATAATTAGATAACCATTCTTGAATTAATGTTTCTAATTTATTCCAATTAAAGCTATCTTTTGGTATAACATCATTCATACCTCTTACTGCAAAAATTTTATTATCTTTGGTCATATTTTTTACATAAGTTAATGTTTATATACTGATATTACATCTTTATTTTATAAGTTTTATTAATATATTGATTTAATATATTAATAAATTGATGATATATATCATTTCCTTTAATAGTAGTATGGTGAATACCATTTATATAAACAGGAGCAACTGGGAATTCTCCATTACCAGGTAAACTAATACCAATATTAGCATGTTTGCTTTCTCCTGGTCCATTGACTACACATCCCATAACTGCAACAGTCATATTTTCAACACCAATATATTTTTTCATCCATATAGAACTATTTTGTTCTAAATATAATTGTATATCACTAACAAGTTTTTGAAAAAATAATCCGTTAGTACGACCACATCCTGGACATGAAATTAATTTTGGAGAAAAATATCTTAAATTAAGTACTTGTAAAATGTTTTTTGCTATCAAAACTTCTAAAGAGCGCTTTTCTTTTGGTTGATTAGTAACAGATACCCTAATAGTATTACCTATACCTTGATTAAGCAAAATTGACAATGCTGATGTAGAAGCTATTATACCAGAAATGCCAATACCAGCTTCTGTCAATCCTAAATGTAGTGCATAGTTGCAGCGTTTAGAAAGTTCTTGGTATATAGAAATTAGATCATTAACATGACTAACTTTACAAGAAAGTATAATATTGTTAGCTTTCATACCTAATTTTTCTGCGTATAATGCACTATTTATTGCAGAAGAAATCATAGCTTCTTTCATAATTTGTGTAGAGTCTAAAGGATTAGCTAATTTATTATTTTCATTCATTATAGATGATAAAATATCTTGATCTAATGAGCCCCAATTGACACCAATCCTTATTGGTTTATTATATAAATTAGCTATTTTTATCATTTGAGCAAAATTATTATCTTTGGTCTTATAACGTCCTACATTGCCTGGATTAATTCTATATTTAGATAAAGATTTTGCACAATTTGGATTTTCATTCAATAATTTATGTCCATTGAAATGAAAATCTCCTATTAAAGGTACAAATATACCATTATTATCTAATAAATTTCTAATCTTATGCACTGCTTTAGCAGCTTTATCATTATTTACTGTTATTCTTACTAGTTCTGAACCAGCATCTACTAAATCTTTTATTTGATTTACAGTTGATTCAATATCAGCGGTATCAGTATTTGTCATAGACTGTATAATAATAGGATAACCTTTTCCTATTTTTACATAGTTATTTTTCCAGCAAATATTTACATAATATGATTTATGGTTTTTGTTTAAGATTGAGTCTTTTATTAGAAGTGAATTATTTTTCATCGTATATTATGACCTTAGAATAACTATATGAAAGTTTCTACCATATAATGAGTATTTTAATAATTTACAAAAATTCTTTGCTTTTATTAATGAATGTTATTTTTGTTTTGTCTTGTACATTACCAGCCAATTGACCACAAGCGGCATATATATCATCTCCTCTTGTTTTTCTAATTGTTGTTATTAATCCTGCTTGAGATAATATGTTTACAAAATCAGATATCGTATTTTCATCTGAGCATTCAAATTTAGAATTAGGAAAACTATTAAATGGAATTATATTTATTTTACAATTTAGATTTTTTAATATATTTATCAGTTCATAAGCATGCATTTTAGAATCATTTACATTTTTTATCATACAGTATTCAAATGTAATAAAATTTTTGGGACTATATCTCACATAAGTTTCACAAGCATTTAAAAGTTCTTCAATAGGATACTTTATATTAATTGGCATTAAAATATCACGTAAATTATTATTTGGAGCATGAAGAGAAATAGCTAAAGAAACAGGACAATCTTTGGCTAATTTATATATCATTGGGATTATGCCAGAAGTAGAAACTGTAATTTTTCTACGAGATAAACCATAAGCATTATCATCTAACATTAAATTTAATGCTGGTAATAGTTGATCATAGTTTAATAAAGGCTCTCCCATACCCATCATTACAACATTAGTAATAATATTATTATTATTAATATTTAATGATTTAAATCCAAAAAAATCATTATTTTGTAAATTATTAATAGCTTTTTTTGCAAACCATAATTGACCAATTATCTCATGAGTAGACAAATTTCTATTAAATCCTTGTTTACCTGTAGAGCAAAAACTACAGTTTACTGCACATCCTACTTGACTAGAAATACATAAAGTACGTCTTGTTTTTGTAGGTATATAAACTGTTTCTATAGCATTATTTTTATCTATATTAAATATCCATTTAATAGTTTTATCTTTAGAAATATACTCATCTTTTAAAGGTATAGATTTTATATGCGATATTTCAGTTAATTTTTTTTTTAAATTTAAAGAAATATTAGACATTTTTTCAAATGAATCATAATTATGTTTATGGATCCATTTAATTAACTGATCAGAGCGAAATTCTTTTTCTCCAATATTTTTCAATAATCTTGCTAAAGATAGTTTATTTAATCCTAATAAATTAATATTCTCTTTTTGCTCCATATATTAATTACTCTTTAAAATTTGGGAAAAAAAATTTTATTTCACGTTCAGCAGAAATTTTTGAATCTGATCCATGTACGGCGTTAGCATCAATATTATCAGCAAAATCACCTCTAATTGTACCTTTTAATGCTTTTTTAGGGTCAGTATCACCCATAATATCACGATTTTTTTGAATAGCATTAACACCTTTTAATATTTGTACAAATATAGGTCCAGAGATCATAAAGTTTACTAACTCTTTAAAAAATGGACGATTAATATGTTCAATATAAAATTGCTCTGCCTCATTTTTTGTTAAATGAATCATTTTAGCCGCTAC comes from Candidatus Kinetoplastibacterium sorsogonicusi and encodes:
- the hflX gene encoding GTPase HflX, translating into MKSIIVNVNFMNEVISKSQIDEFFMLSNTYGCQVINTFNIKRKEPDIKYFIGIGKMKEIYNFIIEYSIDIILFNCELSASQQRNIEDYLKIKVIDRVYLILEIFAMRAKSYEGKLQIELARLTYLSSRLKNMWTHLERQKGGIGVRGGPGESQIELDRRMINNKIKSLKINLSHLEKQRHIQRENRKKSRAFSISLVGYTNAGKSTLFNSLTKKNTYVADKLFATLDTLSRKMWIDKYNIIISDTVGFIRNLPHNLIEAFKSTLEEVTYADLLLHVIDASSENYMEEIIAVNNVLKEIGAINIPTLMIYNKIDLSHIESRIEFDNNNSVKNIYISALNNNGLDKIKDAILKLVSIKLKNIN
- a CDS encoding PQQ-binding-like beta-propeller repeat protein, with product MKYIYILLISCCLMSCSLHNKIYHINDKEFFIKKTIINNHFFNKISSSIISIIIQKDYLYYAYNNGQISKLNIKLGKICWTNNINHQLISGICVKDNYIATITKDGYLFILDINGKIIWKKNINSSSNYIPIIHNDLVIIRTDNNKLKAFSIINKKLIWNIYSPLFDFNIKEETYFCCHNDLLIASIPDKKIIIIDLKHGNTIWDYSVPVKEGYDDIERINNVYSFHVINNILYIVSYNGDLLAIDLINQFKKIWHNSLNLTIKHLLVENKNLYITDQNNIIRCFNSNNCELLWKYENFCNKNINKPICIKNYLLVSDNKGYIYLLNKYSGTMYGNIKLNHYNNSFTLINDNSFIINSNNRKLSLVEIKNFL
- the der gene encoding ribosome biogenesis GTPase Der; the protein is MYFKPIITLVGRPNVGKSTLFNRLTKSRNALVADFPGLTRDRNYGECKISTKPFIVVDTGGFEPVIKNGIESEMSKQTKEAILESDIILFLVDVRSGLNNTDYDIAKLLRLSSKKHIIVVINKSEGLETWQSNNNFYELGFEKYFSISSAHGHGIDKMINYICSIIPDYQSNNNVSNNINYNKIKLAIVGRPNVGKSTFINTIIGENRVVVFDMPGTTRDIVKIDFCKNKQEYIVIDTAGLRKKGKVFHTIEKFSIVKTLQAIEDSNVVLLIVDHQIQEQDLHIIRFIIESGKSIVIAINKCENLKMHEMQELILNCRREIHFLNFAKVHCISALTGKGINNIFHSIENAYASAFKKLSTPLLTRTLQSAVLHQQPPKKTNFRPKLKYAHQGGHNPPVIIIHGTSLYSISNDYRRFLEKYFREKFHLEGTPLRIEFKSSKNPYFNREKNE
- the hflK gene encoding FtsH protease activity modulator HflK; the encoded protein is MINQYKKFKNIAIDFYHRQEPPDLEEIWMNFNKKIRSIFHINTNFSENHNKSYFIFIFLIILILWLISGFFIVQEGKVAVLTRFGKYIKTVQSGIHWKFPSPIDSYEIVNISRLRTLEIGYRGNSANKILPESLMLTNDENIVDMQFVVQYRLRNDGAPNYLFKISDPNNSVRQVAETAMREIVGKRNMDFVLYEGRTLVSLDVQNLMQHILDNYKTGIQIDTVAIQNVQPPEQVQAAFDDAVKAGQDRERKINEGYAYANHIIPLASGQASRLLEQAEGYKTKIIEEAKGNVSRFDSILKEYEKNPDITSSRIYLEGMEEIFSQNDKIIINSDNSTILIPNERINKKALNKYIQDKDDNKNLPKDNVAEDINSNYQNIVRNEQILSRNR
- the hisS gene encoding histidine--tRNA ligase, which encodes MTKDNKIFAVRGMNDVIPKDSFNWNKLETLIQEWLSNYGYLNIKIPILEYTDLFVRGIGEITDIVEKEMYSFNDGINGPSLTMRPEITAGIVRSVIENNLLYDGPKRLYSLGPVFRHERPQSGRYRQFHQIDVEAFGFAGPDIDFEIISMLSHFWQKLEILEYVQLEINSLGDIQERKLHKDALISYFRKYLEYLDQDSKRRLELNPLRILDSKNNNMQEIINNAPKLIDFLGYESKKHFDLLCNFLEKTKVKYLVNHRLVRGLDYYNNTVFEWISDDLGAKSTFCGGGRYDKLIENLGGKSTPAIGFAIGFERLLYIYNKLHKSNINKHELKQCDIYIVYSSTEAYIYGYNIANKLRQLGKSVILHAGNNNFKQQFKKADLSGAIWALIIGEQELLEKTISIKCLRAEHKTNKLEQIKISYEEIINFFTYNQNI
- the hflC gene encoding protease modulator HflC, whose product is MSILLFTILPLSIFVVHERSCAIVFTLGEISREIHEPGFYFKLPLPFQNVIKLDKRILTIESKNAERIQTSEKKNLLIDSFVKWKIVNPRLFYITFGGSEKSAHERLQAQIRDALNASVNVRTVKDVLSLERGKIMSEILTNVAKRAEPFGVEIVDVKLRRIEFAPEISQSVYKRMEAERTKVANELRSIGAAESEKIRAEADRKMEEIIAKANSKSKIIMGNADAIASAIYAESYKKNPDFYKFYRSLEAYKKSFNSNNDLFVINPKSEFFKYINKSKSN
- the hfq gene encoding RNA chaperone Hfq; translated protein: MFNNNQILQDQFLNKLKQDKIPVSIYLVNGIKLQGQIESFDQYIILLKNTVTQMIYKHAISTIVPTKNIIFT
- the hisC gene encoding histidinol-phosphate transaminase — its product is MNNYWSAIVNNLDPYVPGEQTKLSNVIKLNTNENPYGPSYKVLDAIKNSCNNQLRLYPDPESISLRDQIASLYNLNIDNIFVGNGSDEVLAQSFLAFFQKEKPIIFPDITYSFYKTYCQLFNIAYKTIPLDEYFNIKISDYLPKIHKNYIGGIIFPNPNAPTGINLELTDVEKIISSNKNIVVVIDEAYVDFGSTSAVSLINKYDNLLIVQTFSKSRSLAGLRIGFAIGNKNLINGLIRVKNSFNSYPVDKLASIGAIAAFQDIDYFNFTCNSIIKLRNNLINDMINLGFEVLPSKANFIFAKHNKYDAKIIYEKLKDNNILVRHFNKDRINQYLRISIGIEEHLSQLIYILNKIVNN
- a CDS encoding YfgM family protein, which gives rise to MKIKNNYIKIMKNFLIKNLYKFLIVISLILLPILSYLLYIYIDNKSQYINPNKVLENIELASFDEKTSIEHITNLENILASNFNKNLCYPYGTFLATRFLSSQGHIQESIDMLNIYIQQSKNSILKNVALFRKSGLLLEQKKYEEAIFQLNNPNKYFENLFNDRKADILICQGKIKEGLFLLNKILEKLDKNDPLIKIISLKIDALKSL